A single genomic interval of Desulfobacterales bacterium harbors:
- a CDS encoding cytochrome c, giving the protein MLETIYQALAQYGFSHPLHPIVAHLPVGLIAGGVIFAFFSFLFDRKTLAVSARHCRTLAFLMVFPAVLLGYADWQHFYGGAWLFEIKMKIMLTSLLVFLLMLQMFLGRKRHADVAIHFPLYLSCMLVVIGIGYFGGELVFGKNKLTNAFKSEAAGVHSALLRQGAELFTQRCAFCHYANKAESKVGPGLKDLFSQEKMSVSALPVSKETVEKQLRRPFKDMPSFDQLDDDQIAALLAYLETL; this is encoded by the coding sequence ATGTTGGAAACCATCTATCAGGCGCTTGCCCAATACGGATTCTCTCATCCGCTGCATCCCATTGTCGCGCACTTGCCGGTGGGATTGATCGCCGGTGGCGTCATTTTCGCTTTTTTCTCATTTCTATTTGACCGGAAAACCTTGGCGGTTTCAGCCAGACATTGCCGGACACTGGCTTTTTTGATGGTGTTTCCGGCGGTTTTGCTCGGGTATGCCGATTGGCAGCATTTTTACGGGGGCGCATGGCTGTTTGAGATAAAAATGAAAATAATGTTGACCAGTTTACTCGTCTTTTTGTTAATGCTTCAAATGTTTCTCGGAAGAAAACGCCATGCAGATGTCGCAATCCATTTTCCCTTGTATTTATCATGTATGTTGGTTGTTATCGGTATCGGATATTTCGGAGGTGAGCTGGTTTTCGGAAAGAACAAGTTAACCAACGCCTTCAAATCAGAAGCAGCCGGTGTTCATAGCGCCTTGTTACGCCAGGGTGCTGAGTTGTTTACGCAGCGGTGCGCATTTTGCCATTATGCGAATAAAGCCGAGTCTAAAGTGGGTCCCGGGCTAAAGGATTTGTTTTCACAAGAAAAAATGTCTGTCAGTGCGTTGCCGGTTTCAAAGGAAACGGTTGAAAAACAATTGCGGCGGCCGTTTAAGGACATGCCGTCCTTTGATCAACTCGACGATGATCAGATTGCCGCCTTATTGGCGTATCTGGAAACGTTGTAA
- a CDS encoding cytochrome ubiquinol oxidase subunit I, whose amino-acid sequence MDVLFLSRLQFGLTTAFHILFPTLTIGLAVYLVIVEFLWLRTKKEIYFRMYRFWVKVFAVHFAVGVVSGITLEFEFGTNFARFSQAVGNVLGPLFAYEGMTAFFLEAGFLGVMLFGWKRVSPIVHFMSTCLVALGASFSAFWIMAANAWMQTPTGYTFEQGVFKVTRFWEVIFNPALPTHLSHMLMASYETAAFAVAGISAFFLLKKTHIPFYRKSMGLALIMAALFAPLQVLIGDLRGQNVAQYQPAKLAAMEAHWETNTTGGAAFVAFALPDMAAEKNRYALTIPNGLSLLITHSLEGQIQGLKEFPKTDRPNAAVLFWSFRIMVAIGFLFAGVILWAALLWWRKRLFDTRWFLWALVAIQPLGFLATILGWVTSEMGRQPWVVYGVMRTADSVSPIAAGNVAWSLSVFVLFFGLVGVSYFYYILKILHRGPDMDSPIPSLQIPAGMQPMEIQMGRGEAR is encoded by the coding sequence ATGGACGTATTATTCCTCTCCAGGCTTCAATTCGGCTTGACCACGGCGTTTCATATTCTGTTTCCGACCCTGACGATCGGACTTGCCGTGTATCTGGTAATCGTCGAATTTCTGTGGCTGCGAACGAAAAAAGAGATCTATTTCCGCATGTATCGCTTCTGGGTGAAAGTGTTTGCGGTTCATTTCGCAGTCGGGGTGGTCAGCGGCATTACGCTGGAATTCGAATTCGGCACCAATTTCGCCAGATTTTCTCAGGCCGTTGGAAACGTGTTGGGGCCTTTGTTTGCCTATGAAGGCATGACCGCCTTTTTTCTGGAGGCGGGATTTCTCGGGGTCATGCTGTTTGGCTGGAAGCGGGTATCGCCGATCGTGCATTTTATGTCTACTTGCCTGGTTGCGCTCGGCGCGTCTTTTTCCGCTTTCTGGATCATGGCCGCCAACGCATGGATGCAAACCCCGACAGGCTACACGTTCGAACAAGGGGTATTCAAAGTAACCCGCTTTTGGGAGGTGATTTTCAATCCAGCCTTGCCAACTCATCTGAGCCATATGCTCATGGCTTCCTATGAAACCGCGGCCTTTGCGGTGGCCGGCATCAGCGCCTTTTTTTTACTTAAAAAAACACATATTCCGTTTTATCGAAAGTCCATGGGCCTGGCTTTGATCATGGCGGCTCTTTTTGCACCGCTTCAGGTTCTTATCGGCGATCTAAGAGGCCAAAACGTTGCGCAATATCAGCCCGCCAAACTGGCGGCCATGGAGGCGCATTGGGAAACCAACACGACCGGCGGCGCCGCGTTTGTCGCCTTTGCTCTGCCCGATATGGCGGCGGAAAAAAACCGGTATGCGCTGACCATTCCCAATGGGCTGAGCTTGCTGATTACACACTCGCTTGAAGGACAAATTCAGGGGTTGAAAGAATTTCCCAAAACGGACAGGCCCAACGCCGCCGTTCTTTTTTGGTCATTTCGCATCATGGTCGCCATCGGTTTTCTGTTTGCCGGCGTGATACTCTGGGCGGCGTTGTTGTGGTGGAGAAAGCGGCTTTTTGACACGCGATGGTTCCTATGGGCACTCGTTGCCATTCAGCCCCTGGGGTTTCTGGCAACTATTTTGGGTTGGGTGACCTCCGAGATGGGCCGGCAACCCTGGGTTGTGTACGGGGTTATGCGAACTGCCGACAGCGTCTCTCCCATTGCCGCCGGAAATGTGGCTTGGTCCCTGTCCGTTTTTGTGCTGTTCTTCGGCCTGGTGGGTGTCAGTTATTTTTACTATATTCTAAAAATACTTCACCGGGGACCGGATATGGACAGTCCGATACCGTCGTTGCAGATACCGGCGGGCATGCAGCCCATGGAAATTCAAATGGGAAGAGGGGAGGCACGCTGA
- a CDS encoding NAD-dependent epimerase/dehydratase family protein: MTQALVTGGGGFLGKAIVKQLIARGDTVTSFSRNHYPELDSLGIQQIIGDLRNPAAVLTASKGMDVVFHVAAKAGVWGNAGEYHDINFHGTLHVIDACRKAGVRRLIYTSSPSVVFNGQDMAGVNESVPYASRFHAPYPASKALAEQAVRKASNQSLRTISLRPHLIWGPEDTHLVPRILSRAKQLRIVGNGQNRVDTTYIDNAANAHVLAADRLATHLALSGSVFFISQGEPVLLWDMINAILAAGGHSPITSRISYRTAWAAGALMEGMYRLFRLKGEPPMTRFVANELATSHWFDIGAAQSAIGYTPHISTQEGLQRLSQWLNPNPAKPDAGMLGCWDA; the protein is encoded by the coding sequence ATGACGCAAGCCCTGGTAACCGGAGGCGGTGGATTTCTGGGCAAAGCTATTGTCAAGCAACTGATTGCCCGTGGGGACACGGTCACCAGTTTTTCAAGAAATCACTACCCTGAGTTGGATTCGCTCGGTATTCAACAGATCATCGGAGACCTTCGGAATCCGGCAGCGGTCCTAACCGCCAGCAAGGGAATGGACGTGGTGTTTCACGTTGCCGCCAAAGCCGGCGTATGGGGAAATGCCGGAGAATACCATGACATCAATTTCCACGGCACCCTTCATGTGATAGACGCCTGCCGAAAAGCGGGGGTACGGCGTCTGATTTACACCAGCTCCCCCAGTGTCGTTTTTAACGGTCAAGACATGGCAGGCGTGAACGAATCCGTGCCTTACGCATCCCGTTTCCATGCCCCCTACCCTGCCAGCAAAGCCCTGGCCGAGCAGGCTGTGAGGAAAGCATCGAATCAGTCCCTGCGGACCATTTCACTCCGCCCGCATCTGATCTGGGGGCCTGAAGACACCCATCTGGTTCCCCGCATTTTATCCCGCGCAAAACAGTTGCGAATCGTCGGCAACGGGCAAAACCGCGTGGACACAACCTACATCGATAACGCCGCCAATGCGCATGTGCTCGCGGCCGATCGGCTGGCAACCCATCTGGCGCTTTCGGGAAGCGTTTTTTTTATCAGCCAGGGGGAGCCTGTGTTGCTCTGGGATATGATCAATGCGATTCTGGCCGCGGGCGGGCATTCGCCCATTACATCCCGCATTTCCTACAGGACGGCATGGGCCGCCGGCGCGCTCATGGAAGGCATGTACCGGCTGTTCCGGCTTAAAGGAGAGCCGCCGATGACCCGCTTTGTGGCCAATGAGTTGGCGACAAGCCACTGGTTTGACATTGGCGCAGCACAATCCGCGATAGGATACACCCCCCACATCTCAACGCAAGAAGGCTTGCAGCGCCTTTCGCAATGGCTTAACCCTAATCCGGCAAAGCCGGATGCTGGAATGCTGGGATGCTGGGATGCATAA
- a CDS encoding response regulator yields MYKTLVVEDNPSFRNTLISLLSEKFSLMKVESVSDGQAVLEKYFSFYPNLILMDIRLPGENGLELTRKIRLNNKDVTIVILTSHDAPEYRQAADRNGANFFVSKSNTSSEEILCLVESIVARKPYPSFTA; encoded by the coding sequence ATGTATAAAACATTGGTGGTCGAAGATAATCCAAGTTTTCGAAACACCTTAATCTCCTTACTAAGTGAAAAATTTAGCCTGATGAAAGTCGAAAGCGTGTCCGATGGCCAGGCTGTTCTGGAAAAATATTTCAGCTTTTATCCCAACCTCATATTGATGGATATTCGGCTTCCCGGTGAAAACGGTCTTGAATTAACGCGTAAAATCCGTTTGAACAATAAGGACGTTACCATTGTCATTCTGACCAGCCACGATGCGCCGGAATACCGGCAGGCGGCGGATCGGAACGGGGCGAACTTTTTTGTTTCAAAATCCAACACGTCTTCCGAAGAGATTCTTTGCCTTGTAGAATCGATCGTCGCCCGAAAGCCTTATCCATCCTTTACGGCTTAG
- a CDS encoding energy-coupling factor ABC transporter ATP-binding protein, which produces MAAPIYQINDLEHVYGNKPVLQIDRLALLRGAIVGLSGPNGSGKSTLLKLLGLIEKPTTGRILYNGFPVEPFSGHARFQITLLPQEPVLMKRSVFKNVAYGLKLRGEKEPFAEAVKKALLRVGLSYNGFAQRPWYALSGGEAQRVAMAARLALKPKVLLLDEPTAAIDAASAQLIKEAAFNARKAWGTTLVIASHDQPWLSEVCDDVLPLFKGRVMDQDYHNIVFGPWTDLGHGNTGKRLSDGQEIRTPQPPHPDAAAVMTVMLSNEFSSAQEPHLLQGVISRLHLERKTGKINVVMVAGNLALNLKVSPEKIREKAIFPGKAVSVYYDRNRISWR; this is translated from the coding sequence ATGGCAGCCCCCATCTACCAAATCAATGATCTGGAACATGTCTACGGGAATAAGCCGGTTCTTCAAATCGACCGGCTGGCGCTTTTGCGAGGGGCGATCGTGGGCCTTTCAGGTCCCAACGGCAGCGGGAAGAGCACATTGTTGAAACTCCTGGGCCTTATTGAAAAACCCACCACGGGCCGGATTTTATATAACGGCTTTCCGGTGGAACCGTTTTCCGGTCATGCGCGGTTTCAGATTACCCTCCTTCCCCAGGAACCCGTTCTGATGAAACGCAGTGTGTTTAAAAATGTTGCCTATGGTCTGAAACTCCGGGGTGAAAAGGAACCTTTTGCCGAAGCGGTTAAAAAAGCCCTTTTGCGGGTGGGACTTTCCTATAATGGTTTTGCTCAACGGCCCTGGTACGCGCTGTCCGGGGGTGAGGCCCAGCGGGTGGCCATGGCCGCCAGATTGGCCTTGAAACCGAAGGTCCTCCTGCTGGACGAACCCACTGCCGCCATTGATGCGGCAAGCGCTCAGCTCATCAAGGAGGCGGCTTTCAATGCCAGAAAAGCGTGGGGAACCACCTTGGTGATTGCAAGCCATGATCAACCATGGCTAAGCGAAGTCTGCGATGATGTGTTGCCTCTTTTTAAGGGTCGGGTGATGGATCAGGATTATCACAATATCGTTTTCGGACCCTGGACGGATTTGGGCCATGGAAATACGGGAAAACGATTGTCCGATGGCCAGGAAATACGCACCCCTCAACCACCCCATCCGGATGCCGCCGCCGTGATGACGGTGATGCTGTCGAATGAATTCTCCTCAGCACAAGAGCCGCATCTTTTACAAGGTGTGATCTCGCGATTGCATCTGGAAAGAAAGACAGGAAAAATAAATGTCGTCATGGTGGCGGGGAACCTGGCCCTTAACCTCAAGGTCTCCCCTGAAAAAATTCGGGAAAAGGCGATTTTTCCCGGAAAAGCGGTGTCGGTTTATTATGACCGGAACCGTATTTCGTGGCGATAA
- a CDS encoding long-chain-fatty-acid--CoA ligase, whose protein sequence is MYRLGDITRKGRKFFFDDEAIIFENNRVTYRQLEDRVNRLANALLDLGYQKGDRLAILSENSHKYLEVYFAAGKLGMVVTPLNFRLSENELVHIATDSEATLFVVGDGYESNAAAFKKELENIRHWIALDNQIAPFLFYESILASASDKDPESDVSEDDLAILMYTGGTTGAPKGVMLTHRNIMTQSYMSIIAFTLSKRDAHCFILPLFHIAFWSALCTLMVGGKLVIVRRPELPGICHLIQKERCTWTNMVPTLYQWLLNLPEIDSYDLTSLRLLVYGGSPIASEVLRRLIHKFGPIFYQIYGMTESAGVAAVLEAKDHALEGDPRITERLNSVGRELIMTDMNVFDENDREVHPGQIGEIVFRGKNMMTGYWKNPDQTRKSWRNGWYHTGDMGTRDEDGYIYLKDRKADMIVTGGENVYPKEVENIIYENPAVFQCAVVSAPDENWGEKVVAVLTLKDASSLSADELIRHCKQKLAGYKCPKEVFIWEDLPKTTVGKILRREVKAHFWKGSDRLIG, encoded by the coding sequence ATGTATAGGCTTGGAGATATAACCAGGAAAGGCAGGAAATTTTTTTTCGATGACGAGGCGATCATATTTGAGAATAACAGGGTAACCTACCGCCAATTGGAGGACAGGGTCAACCGTCTGGCCAATGCCCTCCTTGACTTGGGATATCAAAAAGGTGACAGATTGGCCATTTTATCCGAAAACAGCCATAAATACTTGGAGGTGTACTTTGCCGCGGGCAAACTCGGCATGGTGGTCACCCCGCTGAATTTTCGTCTTTCTGAAAATGAGCTCGTCCATATCGCAACGGATAGTGAGGCAACCCTGTTTGTTGTCGGGGATGGGTATGAAAGCAATGCAGCGGCATTTAAAAAAGAGCTTGAAAATATTCGGCACTGGATAGCGTTGGATAATCAAATAGCACCGTTTCTCTTCTATGAAAGCATCCTTGCTTCGGCATCCGATAAAGACCCGGAATCGGACGTCAGCGAGGATGATCTGGCCATCCTGATGTATACCGGTGGAACAACCGGAGCCCCTAAGGGGGTGATGCTCACGCACCGGAACATCATGACACAATCCTATATGTCGATCATTGCCTTTACCCTTTCCAAGCGGGATGCGCACTGCTTTATTCTACCCCTTTTTCATATCGCCTTCTGGTCTGCGCTCTGCACGCTGATGGTCGGCGGTAAACTGGTCATCGTTCGAAGACCGGAATTGCCCGGTATCTGTCACCTGATTCAGAAAGAAAGATGCACCTGGACGAACATGGTTCCGACCCTCTATCAATGGTTACTGAATCTGCCGGAAATTGACAGCTATGATCTGACAAGCCTCAGGTTGCTGGTCTATGGCGGCAGCCCGATCGCTTCGGAGGTGCTGAGGCGGCTGATTCATAAATTCGGGCCTATTTTTTACCAGATTTACGGCATGACCGAATCGGCGGGGGTCGCAGCCGTTCTTGAGGCAAAGGATCACGCCCTGGAAGGTGACCCGAGAATCACCGAACGGTTAAATAGTGTCGGCAGAGAGTTGATCATGACCGATATGAACGTGTTCGATGAAAATGATCGGGAAGTGCACCCGGGCCAAATCGGGGAGATCGTATTCCGCGGGAAAAATATGATGACAGGGTATTGGAAAAATCCTGATCAGACGCGCAAAAGCTGGCGGAATGGATGGTACCACACGGGTGACATGGGCACTCGAGACGAGGACGGCTATATCTATTTGAAGGATCGCAAAGCCGATATGATTGTCACCGGCGGCGAGAATGTTTATCCCAAGGAAGTTGAAAACATCATCTACGAGAATCCGGCGGTTTTCCAATGTGCCGTTGTTTCGGCGCCGGATGAAAATTGGGGGGAGAAGGTCGTGGCCGTCTTGACGCTTAAAGATGCGTCTTCACTCTCTGCCGATGAATTGATTCGCCACTGTAAGCAAAAACTGGCAGGGTATAAGTGCCCCAAGGAGGTCTTTATTTGGGAAGACCTGCCGAAAACGACCGTGGGGAAAATACTCAGAAGAGAGGTTAAAGCGCATTTTTGGAAGGGTTCGGATAGACTGATCGGGTAG
- a CDS encoding J domain-containing protein, translating into MTQSDCFSVLNVPPDATLEEVRRAYRLLVRRWHPDRYLDNPELRDAAQEKLKMINAAYQQAKKIIFETEAPDERPEPVITKKKSFFQVMGSILAGCFDTITKSSPQDMTARKMKNRAQKPGRPDANGTQDAFEKIFSNAMRARGSAPSEMRENKPERRNPSLRTSVRGPSAQVVTPISPGKKRSGRIAPVNNIKRVGKVK; encoded by the coding sequence ATGACCCAGTCGGATTGTTTCAGCGTGTTGAATGTGCCGCCTGATGCGACGCTTGAGGAAGTACGGCGCGCGTATAGGCTTCTGGTCAGGCGCTGGCATCCGGATCGATATCTGGATAACCCGGAGCTGAGGGACGCGGCTCAGGAAAAACTTAAAATGATCAATGCCGCCTATCAGCAAGCCAAAAAAATAATATTTGAAACAGAAGCGCCGGATGAAAGACCGGAGCCGGTCATAACGAAAAAAAAATCTTTTTTTCAAGTGATGGGAAGCATATTGGCGGGTTGTTTTGATACGATTACTAAATCATCGCCCCAAGACATGACCGCACGCAAGATGAAGAATCGTGCGCAAAAACCGGGACGGCCGGACGCAAACGGAACGCAAGATGCGTTTGAAAAAATATTCAGCAACGCCATGCGCGCCCGCGGGAGCGCTCCCAGTGAAATGCGGGAAAATAAGCCTGAGCGCCGCAACCCCTCGTTGCGCACCTCCGTGCGAGGTCCTTCGGCTCAGGTGGTGACCCCCATCTCGCCTGGCAAAAAAAGGAGCGGCCGCATCGCGCCTGTTAATAACATAAAACGTGTCGGCAAAGTAAAATAG
- a CDS encoding ABC transporter permease: MDFILDGFYQAILLIFSADEETFSAIKATLMVSGYSMGISLTIGIPMGFFLGHFDFKGKKSIRMVVDTLMALPTVFIGLLVYALITRRGPLGDWGLLFTLPGIALGQALLALPIVAGLSATAVESVDNKIRITLLSLGANRRQLFLSSLWEARHGILAGAIAAYGRVMTEVGISMMVGGNIKWHTRTVTTAIVLETNKGKFGMGIALGLILLLIAFGVNLSVSFLRRRS; this comes from the coding sequence ATGGACTTTATCCTTGATGGGTTTTACCAGGCCATCCTTCTGATATTCTCGGCGGATGAAGAGACATTTTCCGCTATTAAAGCGACGCTGATGGTTTCCGGCTATTCCATGGGAATCAGCCTGACAATAGGCATTCCCATGGGATTTTTTCTGGGTCACTTTGATTTCAAAGGGAAAAAATCCATCCGGATGGTGGTGGACACCCTCATGGCCCTGCCCACGGTATTTATCGGCCTTTTGGTTTATGCTTTGATCACCCGCAGGGGGCCTCTGGGGGATTGGGGCCTTTTGTTTACATTGCCCGGCATTGCCTTGGGGCAAGCCCTTCTGGCCCTTCCCATTGTGGCAGGATTAAGCGCCACGGCCGTGGAAAGCGTCGATAACAAAATCCGAATCACCCTCCTGTCGTTAGGGGCCAATCGAAGACAATTGTTTTTGAGCAGTCTGTGGGAGGCCCGGCACGGTATTCTGGCCGGCGCTATTGCCGCTTATGGCCGGGTCATGACGGAAGTGGGCATTTCCATGATGGTGGGCGGCAATATCAAGTGGCACACCCGTACCGTCACAACCGCCATTGTCCTGGAGACCAATAAGGGCAAATTTGGCATGGGCATCGCCCTAGGGCTTATTTTGCTTTTGATTGCCTTCGGGGTGAATCTTTCGGTTTCATTTTTACGCAGACGATCGTAG
- a CDS encoding substrate-binding domain-containing protein — MKPQALRKTIFRVTVFGLLLVGVSAKAENTQTLMMATTTSTENTGLLDAMKPAFEKATGIGLRWTATGTGKALKLGENCDVDVLLVHAPSEEKKFVEKGFGVDRREVMYNDFVIIGPEFDPAGVKGKTVADALTAISEKKAPFVSRGDNSGTHEMERFLWHSAKLTIPEKQAWYIQCGQGMLTTITMAAEQKAYTLTDRGTYIRYEADMKGRPPLTILVEGDYTLFNQYSVIAVNPAHCPKVKDQAAMQFITWMTGKEAQQLIREFKLLGKPLFTPNAE, encoded by the coding sequence ATGAAACCCCAGGCGCTGCGAAAAACTATTTTTAGGGTTACCGTATTTGGGTTGTTGCTGGTTGGTGTTTCGGCGAAGGCTGAAAACACCCAAACCCTGATGATGGCCACCACCACCAGTACGGAAAATACTGGCCTGCTGGATGCGATGAAACCCGCCTTTGAAAAGGCCACCGGCATTGGCCTGCGATGGACAGCCACGGGAACGGGCAAGGCCCTTAAGCTGGGTGAAAACTGTGACGTGGACGTGCTCCTGGTGCATGCACCGTCTGAGGAAAAGAAATTCGTGGAAAAGGGCTTTGGCGTGGACCGGCGCGAAGTCATGTATAATGATTTTGTGATCATCGGCCCTGAATTCGATCCGGCGGGGGTCAAAGGCAAAACCGTCGCGGACGCACTAACTGCGATATCCGAAAAAAAAGCGCCTTTTGTCAGCCGGGGAGACAATTCCGGAACCCATGAAATGGAACGCTTTTTGTGGCATTCCGCAAAACTGACGATTCCTGAAAAACAAGCCTGGTATATTCAATGCGGTCAGGGCATGCTCACCACCATCACCATGGCGGCGGAACAAAAGGCCTATACGCTGACCGACCGGGGAACCTATATTCGATACGAAGCCGATATGAAAGGCCGTCCGCCTTTAACCATTCTGGTGGAAGGCGATTATACGCTCTTTAATCAATACAGCGTGATAGCGGTTAACCCGGCGCATTGCCCCAAGGTAAAAGACCAAGCGGCCATGCAATTCATTACCTGGATGACCGGAAAAGAAGCCCAACAGCTGATCAGGGAATTCAAACTTCTGGGAAAACCCCTGTTTACCCCTAACGCCGAATAA
- the cydB gene encoding cytochrome d ubiquinol oxidase subunit II yields MDLVHVWVFLVGLVIILYVILDGFSLGVGLLFPSAENDAERDVLMNSIAPVWDANQTWIVFGGGALFATFPTTYAVLFSALYVPLLTFIFGLIFRGVAFEFRANSGKKRIWDRAFFIGSLVAVLAQGVTLGAYISGIQTTGGVFSGGAFDWLNPFSVMVGLALVAGYMLLGATYLVLKTSGAVQQRAFRQAATASLAVAGFMVLVSIWTPLHSPDMTAGWFSPPRIYFVWLFPLLGVTAFFFLMRSLKNRRETLPFFYAILLFLSAYFGLETALYPYAVPPNITVFDAAAQPETLIFTLWGVVLVLPFVLGYTVYSYWVFRGKITETEGYH; encoded by the coding sequence ATGGATCTGGTTCATGTATGGGTATTTTTGGTCGGACTGGTCATCATACTGTATGTGATTTTGGATGGGTTTAGTCTGGGGGTCGGCCTTCTTTTTCCAAGTGCGGAAAATGACGCGGAACGCGATGTGCTGATGAACAGCATTGCGCCGGTTTGGGATGCCAATCAAACCTGGATCGTTTTTGGCGGCGGCGCTTTGTTCGCGACTTTCCCTACAACCTATGCCGTGCTTTTCAGCGCACTGTATGTCCCCTTGCTTACATTTATTTTCGGGTTGATATTTCGAGGGGTTGCTTTCGAATTTCGTGCCAATTCCGGAAAAAAGCGAATTTGGGATCGGGCCTTTTTTATCGGGTCTTTGGTGGCGGTTTTGGCGCAGGGCGTCACACTGGGCGCCTATATTTCCGGCATTCAAACCACGGGAGGTGTTTTTTCGGGCGGCGCTTTTGACTGGCTGAATCCGTTTTCAGTCATGGTGGGGCTGGCGCTTGTGGCGGGGTACATGCTCTTAGGCGCCACTTATCTGGTGCTGAAGACCTCCGGTGCCGTACAGCAGCGGGCATTTCGGCAGGCTGCCACCGCGAGCCTGGCGGTTGCCGGGTTTATGGTTCTGGTCAGCATCTGGACGCCGTTACACAGCCCGGATATGACGGCCGGATGGTTCAGTCCCCCCAGAATATATTTTGTCTGGCTGTTTCCCCTGCTCGGAGTGACCGCCTTTTTTTTCTTAATGCGAAGCTTGAAGAATCGCCGGGAAACCCTTCCTTTTTTTTATGCTATACTGCTTTTTTTATCGGCGTATTTCGGTTTGGAGACCGCGTTATATCCCTATGCGGTACCTCCGAATATCACCGTTTTTGACGCAGCAGCGCAACCCGAGACACTCATTTTCACCCTCTGGGGCGTGGTGCTGGTGCTGCCCTTTGTCCTTGGCTACACCGTCTACAGTTATTGGGTTTTTCGCGGCAAAATAACGGAGACGGAAGGCTATCATTAA
- a CDS encoding response regulator transcription factor produces the protein MKIKHRLLIAEDHTILREGLKSLLSTNHDTEVVGEAEDGRKAVRLANELSPDLILMDLSMPRMNGFEAIREIKKQNADIKIIALTVHNTEEYILMTLQAGADGYVLKDATHDELLMAISHVLKGKRYLSPSISEKVIVGYLEGKKSLKTKSSWENLTQREREVLKLIAEGYKNKEVADYLCISLKTVEKHRANLMKKLDLHNTSSLTLFAMEKGLVSA, from the coding sequence ATGAAAATAAAACATCGCCTACTAATTGCGGAAGACCACACGATTTTACGCGAAGGCCTAAAATCCCTCCTTTCAACCAACCACGATACGGAAGTGGTGGGCGAAGCCGAAGATGGCCGCAAAGCCGTTCGGCTTGCCAATGAATTATCACCGGATCTCATCCTGATGGACCTTTCAATGCCGCGAATGAACGGTTTTGAAGCCATCCGAGAAATAAAGAAACAAAATGCCGACATCAAGATCATCGCGCTGACCGTCCACAATACGGAAGAGTATATTTTGATGACGCTTCAGGCAGGCGCTGACGGTTATGTATTAAAAGATGCCACGCACGATGAACTTCTCATGGCCATCAGTCATGTGTTAAAGGGAAAACGATATTTAAGCCCGAGCATATCGGAAAAGGTGATCGTCGGCTACCTGGAAGGGAAAAAGAGCCTTAAGACAAAATCCTCATGGGAAAATCTCACGCAAAGAGAACGCGAAGTTCTCAAACTGATTGCGGAAGGGTATAAAAACAAAGAGGTCGCCGACTATCTTTGCATCAGCTTGAAAACCGTCGAAAAGCATCGCGCCAACCTAATGAAAAAGCTGGATCTGCACAACACCTCATCGCTAACCCTGTTCGCCATGGAAAAAGGGTTGGTCAGCGCCTGA